A portion of the Halopelagius inordinatus genome contains these proteins:
- a CDS encoding aryl-sulfate sulfotransferase gives MPRLSLTPRWILRAVLALVVVGSLVAGAALTAAYEPPEIQSGTVEKQANGTTYVAVQGFHFQGEDAGKKPARLVAAGPNAQPEWIYNGSKYGASWFYSVDPLENGNLLVVNTAPGETMVYELDPDTRERVWQQNFSIEDTHDVDLINDDQLLVANMRNTENGTSNDRIFVYDLGEDEIVWEWHFKDHYPNDTDNGISSDDWSHVNDVDKIGDGEYLISPRNFDQVAVVNRSTGNITMRLGEDDDYDVMNEQHNPQYLESENGTPTILVADSENDRVVEYACTDRSGGECDWERVWTVGEDQLNWPRDADRLPNGNTLIVDSMNHRVIEVTPEGEIVWEAYTPWAPFDAERGEYGNEPGGPTMQEQNVSGSYELSGSAGETPGTGDERTFPEWLTATFGETPVGGPATDLADTWKSLSQWVKPVWMAPWTLVFVSVALVVGLPWAVAELVSHRRRVVGGVRRGVRQFR, from the coding sequence ATGCCTCGGCTCTCTCTTACACCACGGTGGATTCTGCGCGCGGTTCTCGCACTCGTCGTCGTCGGTTCGCTGGTGGCCGGTGCCGCACTCACCGCCGCGTACGAACCGCCGGAGATACAGTCCGGAACGGTCGAAAAGCAGGCCAACGGGACGACGTACGTCGCCGTCCAAGGGTTCCACTTCCAAGGCGAGGACGCGGGGAAGAAACCGGCGCGCCTCGTCGCGGCCGGCCCCAACGCCCAACCCGAGTGGATATACAACGGGTCGAAGTACGGCGCGAGTTGGTTCTACAGCGTCGACCCGTTGGAGAACGGGAACCTCCTCGTTGTCAACACCGCGCCCGGCGAGACGATGGTGTACGAACTCGACCCCGACACGAGAGAACGCGTCTGGCAGCAGAACTTCAGCATCGAAGACACCCACGACGTGGACCTGATAAACGACGACCAACTGCTCGTCGCGAACATGCGAAACACCGAGAACGGGACGAGCAACGACCGCATCTTCGTCTACGACCTCGGCGAGGACGAGATAGTCTGGGAGTGGCACTTCAAGGACCACTACCCGAACGACACCGACAACGGAATTAGCTCAGATGACTGGTCGCACGTCAACGACGTGGACAAGATAGGCGACGGCGAGTACCTCATCTCGCCGCGGAACTTCGACCAAGTCGCCGTCGTCAACCGGTCGACGGGCAACATCACGATGCGACTCGGCGAAGACGACGACTACGACGTGATGAACGAACAGCACAACCCGCAGTATCTGGAGTCCGAGAACGGGACGCCGACGATACTCGTCGCCGACAGCGAGAACGACAGAGTCGTCGAGTACGCCTGCACCGACCGGTCTGGCGGGGAGTGCGACTGGGAGCGAGTGTGGACCGTCGGCGAGGACCAACTCAACTGGCCGCGCGACGCCGACAGACTCCCGAACGGCAACACGCTCATCGTCGACTCGATGAATCACCGCGTCATCGAGGTGACGCCGGAGGGCGAAATCGTCTGGGAAGCGTACACGCCGTGGGCGCCGTTCGACGCCGAACGCGGCGAATACGGCAACGAACCGGGCGGCCCGACGATGCAAGAGCAGAACGTCTCGGGGTCGTACGAACTCTCCGGAAGTGCGGGCGAGACGCCCGGCACGGGCGACGAACGGACGTTCCCCGAGTGGCTGACCGCGACGTTCGGCGAGACGCCGGTCGGAGGACCCGCGACCGACCTCGCGGACACGTGGAAGAGCCTCTCGCAGTGGGTCAAGCCGGTGTGGATGGCTCCGTGGACGCTCGTGTTCGTCTCCGTGGCTCTCGTCGTCGGACTGCCCTGGGCCGTCGCGGAACTCGTCTCTCACCGTCGGCGCGTCGTCGGCGGCGTCCGGCGCGGCGTCCGACAGTTCCGGTAG